TCTACCAGCTGACGTTGCTTAAGGAGATGAAAAtcctctcgggcattacaagcaCCGAGGGCTTCCTCAAGTCTTCCCCAAATGAGCTAAGGAAATGGAAAACCATGTGGATACTCTTTGTAGAAGAAGAATACTCCGCTGTAATTAGTAGAAATGCTAGCAAGTGAATAAAGTTATTCTTCTGTTTCATCCTTGCTTTGTATTTTTAAGATCTGGTATGAGTCTTTATTACTGAATACCTGCTGAACAAACCAAACAAAAGTATCCCAACGGTAATGGTTGATCACCGGCTTTGCTTTGAAACATTACGTTGGGCCCTGACAATCTCTTAGAGAGGATACGAAGCTCCAAGGGTTTGTGATATCCGGGTAGTCATaatgatgcatgcattatcatTAAACATTATCTCGGGAAACCTTTCATATTCGGGGTCGTTTTGATAACTGCATCCGCCTTTTGGTCTACCCCACGTAATTTTCGAGGCCCTTATTAATCGCCCACGTGCACTGGTCTTAATGGCTATGATACATTCTCCTTCCCAATAAATGACGGCATGCTTTAATTAACCTTAGGCTCTTCACATTCCCTCATCCCAAACGTCTTTTCCTCCCTTTCCTATAAATAAATTGGTGGATAAGATGCACCCATACCAACAGAACAATGTCGAGCTCCAGCGACTCCAGCACTTGCAGCAGTGCCATCTCTTCTGTTGGTGTGCAAAGTCAAATCCCAGCGGAGTTACGTCCCTATGTAGAGCTTTTCAAAAAGAATGTCGATGAGTACATTCTGGCCAAAGTCAtatgtacctggcataagcttcAATTCATCGGCCTTCTTTATTTGAACGGCACAGTCCTCACTCGCTCTCAAAGGATGGTGACGAGGAAATACAGGCGGGAACTAGGGGTATCCCGCATTGAAGAGTTGTTGACTGACCAAAACCTGCTGCATGCTATGTTGTTGAAGGAATGGCGGCATCTAAATAAGGTCTCGAGCACTGATTCCTTTGTCAATCTTGGCATTCAAGAAGTTACTGACTGGATGGATGAGTGGAAAGGTCGAGTGGCCACTGAAATTTCTGTAATACGACGCCGACCATTCCCTTAATGAAAATTTAGACAATTAATTCCTGCGTCTTCTTTTAATTCCTTGCAAATGTTTTAACACCAGCTAAACTAATCATCAATCCGAAAACCGAAAAAGGTAGGCCTAAACATATCCGAACGCCGGGTCCCATGCTGTCCGGGCCTTTTAGCCGGGTGATGGGATCCTCTGCTCCCGAGTTACCTCGTAAGAGGCCGGGACTTGGCATGTTTTCTTTCTTGATTGTGATAAAAGGATTCTATCGGGGCGTATTACCTCTTTACCTTTTTCACGCATGGATATAAAAGAATAGTCATATGATAAATCGGTAAGTCCCAATCTGGGTATAGTGGGTATTCCTTCGATAACTTTAGTTCTTCCGGGATCTGAATAAGGCCGAGATATGGCATTATCCCAATCCCTCTCTTCGCTTTTTCAGTCAATCATTGCGCAGTCATAATGATAGAATTCTGATGACGTGTTGTCAGAGCCCGTACGTATTCTCAGCTACCATGGCGCCTCGATTTGAGCAACTGTCTTTTCAATTTTCCCGCCGAATGATGCCGCTCAACTTCCAAGGCTAATCTAACCCGTCCAATCTATGCTAGATCAACGGCATAGATTCCATCTCTCCCTTATATATAGCGATCCATCGCTTTTTCTAAAAATCACTTGCAAATTTATTCTTCGGCGAAGCCCTGCTTGTTTTCTTCCTCGGTCTTCTCTGTAGATTTCTCCGGCGATCTCTCCGACTATCAACCATCACCCTCAATTCCTCTCAGTAagtctctctctttttttttttttttttttttttttttttgtaacctCTTTCCTCTGATCTATGTATGCATGTTTCTTTTTTTCGATTTTGCTTCCTTTAGAAAAATTTCGTAATTTCGATTGCTAAATGGGATACGGTTTACCCGGGTTGGGTATAAGTCCTAAAAGataatccggggtacgggtccaccgagccagggtacgggtccctggacttaaaagattatccggagtacgggtccaccgggccagggtacgggtccctggacttaaaagattatccggggtacgggtccaccgggccagggtacgggtccctggacttaaaagattatccggggtacgggtccaccgggccagggtacgggtccctggacttaaaagattatccggggtatgggtccaccgggccagggtacgggttcCTGGTcttaaaagattatccggggtacgggtccaccgggccagggtacgtgtccctggacttaaaagattatccggggtacgggtccaccgggccagggtacgggtccctggacttaaaagataATTCTTTCGAGTAATTTCCTTCATTCAGTGTAGAAATAACAGATACAAATGTTTCTTAAGCATAATACTTCTTTAAATGAAAAGCATTCCATGGTCTTTTAAGAACACGTTCTTGAGGATCTTCGAGGTAATAGGCTGTACCAGAACTGACTTTTCTGATTACTTTGAAAGGCCCTTCCCATTTGGCTTCTAGCTTCCCCACATCACCCACCGGTTTAACTTTTTTCATAACCAGATCTCCCACGTGAAAATCCCTTCTTCGGACGTGCTTGTTATAGGATTTTATGATCCTGCTGCGATAAGCTTCCATCCGGATGACCGCCCGATCTCTTTTTTCTTCCACAAGGTCGAGCTCCAGGGCTCGAGATAAGTCATTGTTGCTCGAATAGGATTCCACTCGAGTGGAAGATTGCCCGATTTCTACTGGCAAGACTGCTTCAGATCCATAAACCAGACCATATGGGGTTTCCCGAGTAGATGTCCGAGGAGTAGTCCGATAAGCCCATAAGACGCTGGGTAATTCTTCTACCCAATCTTTTCCTTTCCCCTGCAACCGGGCTTTCAAAGCTTGCACGATGATCCTGTTGGTTACCTCTGTCTGGCCATTGGCTTGAGGGTAGGCTACTGAGGTAAAAGATTGCATAATCTTCATTTCCTGACACCAAGAGGTAATCTTTTTCCTTGGAATTGTCTGCCATTGTCTGAAATCAATTTCCTGGGGCTGCCATATCGGCAGACAATGTTTTTCCATAAGAATTTCATGATTTCATCCTCGGTGATTCTTGCCAACGGCTCGGCTTCTACCCATCTAGAAAAATAATCCACAGCTACCAGGAGGAACTTCTTCTGGGCGCGAACTGGCGGAAAGGGACCCACGATGTCCAATCCCCATTGGTCAAAAGGGCATGATGCGGAGATCGGTTGCATGTTAGCAGTTGGGCGGTGGTGGAAATTAGAGTGATGTTGACAACCTTGGCATTTCTGGACGAGCCGGGTAGCATCTTGGTTTACTTGAGGCCACCAAAATCCTGCTAAAATAACCTTCCGCGATAGAGCCGTTCCCCCGAGATGTTCCCCACAACATCCCTCATGTATTTCCCGAAGGACATACTCTGTCTCTTCCCCCGATAGGCACTTGAGTAAGGGGCCCTGAAAGGATCGCCTATATAAAACATCATTTAAAAGGGCAAATCGGGGTACCTGCTTCCTGATCTTTACAGCTTGGGTCCGGTCTTCTGGAAGTTTTCCCTCCTTTATATACTCTATGAGAGGAGTCATCCAAGAGTCTTTTCTCAGCGGGGGTGTTTCTTCTTCAAGCGAGGATACGAGCTTCGAACAATAGAGAATCTCCCGGGTGCTTACTTCTGTCAAGGAAGCCGCCAATTTAGCCAACGTGTCGGCTTCGGTGTTTTCTTCCCGGGGAATCTGTTCGATACTCCAGTCTGTGAAGGATGACGCTTGAGAAGTGATAAGATTCAAGTACTTGAGCATCTTTTCACTCTTAACTTCGTAAGCTCCCTTAATTTGTTGAGTAACCAGCTGGGAGTCGGAATAAATGATGATTCGGGATGCCCCAATCTCACGGGCAGCACGCAACCCTGCCAAGACAGCTTCGTATTCTGCTTCATTATTCGTGACCCTAAAGTCAATCCTTAAAGCCAATTTAACCCTTTCTTCGAGTGGGGAGATCAAGACGACCCCCACTCCGCAtcccgctatgtttgaagcgcCATCAACAAATACcctccacactttttcttcctcgGGCTGGATCATTTCTGTTAAGAAATCTGATAGCGCTTGTGCTTTTATTGCAGCCCGGGGTTTATACTCAATATCGTATTCCCCGAGTTCTACAGTCCATTTGATCATCCTCCCCGAGACCTCTGCATGAGTCATAATTCTGCCGAGAGGAGAATTAGTGAGGACCACAATGGGATGTGATAGGAAATACGGTCTCAGCTTTCGAGCAGTCATTACCAAAGCTAGAGCAATCTTTTCTAATTCACTGTATCTCATTTCGGCTCCGCGAAGGGCGTGACTGACATAGTAGACAGGCTTCTAATCGGTCCCTTCTTCCTTGACGAGCACGGAACTAACAACAATTTCGGTGGCTGAGAGATAGACCCACAATTTTTCTCCGGGCTCGGGTTTTGCTAAGACAGGCAATTCAGCCAAgtgttttttcaaattttgaaaggCCTGCTCGCAGTTGTCATCCCAGCCGAATTTCTGTGCTTTCCTCAGAACTTGAAAGAAAGGATAGCTACGGTGTGCAGATCGGGAAATGAAGCGTGATAAGGCTGCAATTTTCCCTGTCAGTTTTTGCACATCTCGAACCGACTGAGGAGAGGGCATATCCATGATGGCCCTGATTTTTTCTGGGTTGACTTCGATTCCTCGATCCGTGACCATGAACCCCAAGAATTTGCCACTCTTAACCCCAAACACACATTTGGCCGGGTTAAGTTTTATCCTATACTGCTTCAAAGTGGCGAAGGTTTCGATCAGATCATCAATGAAATGGGCGACTTCTCGGGTTTTAATCaaaatgtcatccacatatactTCAATATTTCGGCCTATCTGTTTTTGAAAGACAAGATTCATCAGTCGTTGATACGTAGCCCCTGCATTTTTTAGTCCAAAAGGCATTACAACATAGCAGAAAGTTCCCCCAGACGTGACGAAACTAGCTTTGTCTTGATCTTCTGTAGCTAAAGGGATCTGATGATATCCCTGATATGCATCCAAAAAGCTCAAGATTTCACACCCAGAAGTGGAATCGACTAGCTGATCAATCCGAGGGAGTGGGTAACAATCCTTCGGGCAAGCTTTATTCAGATCTCTGAAATCTACGCACATTCTCCATTTCCCAGTAGACTTTGGGACGAGAACTACATTCGATAGCCAAGAAGGGAAATGGACTTCCCTAATTTGTCCAGCCCTCAGCAATGCTTCGAcctgtttttcaattattttatcttTCTCCGGGCCGAAATGTCGCTTTTTTTGCTTAATTGGCCGGGACCCTGGGAGGATATTTAGTCTATGCTCGGCCACTTGGGGCGAGATCCCGGTCAGTTCCTGCTGAGACCAAGCAAAGATATCGGCATTAGTTTTTAAACATTGCAAGAGTTTTACCCGGGTGGTGGCGCAGATGTCCCGAGCTATCCGGATAGTCTTTCCCGACTCGATCTCCACCGATTCTTGCTCTTCTTCCGTCACAAAGTGTACTTCCCCTTCCCGGGCTTCTTCCTGGTGTTCTTTCCCCTTCCCTTCCCTTCTTGCCTTCTTCTGATCAATTCGGACTGTTTCTCCATAACATCTTCGAGAAGAGGGCTGGTCGCCCTTGACTTCTCCGACCTGTCCTTTCACTGGGAATTTGATCTTTTGGTGGTACGTCGAGGCCACTGCTCTCATTTCATTCATGGCTGGTCTCCCTATGATGACATTATATGAAGATGGGGCGTCCACTACTGTGAAAGTAGTTATGACAGTTTTTCTCAAGTCTCCAGTGCCCAGAGTCAGGGGTAGAGCAATTTCCCCTTCTGGATACACGGCGTGCCCAGCAAACCCGAACAGGGCGGTTTCCACAGTTTCCAGCTGGTATTCATGCAGATCCATTTGGATGAGGGCATCTTTGAAAATAACATTGACAGAGCTCCCATTATCCACGAAAATTCTTAACACGTCATAGTTGGCGATGCGGGCCTGAATGACCAGCGCATCATTGTGAGGTAAACTCACTCCTTGGAGATCCTCTGGTCCAAAGCTTATAATCGTCTCGTCTCTTCTTTTATTATCAACTTCTAGACACTCCCTCCCACCCCTTGCCTTCCTTGCCCGATTAGAGTCGCCATCAGTAGCTCCCCCCGAAATCATTTTGATTACTCCTCGACTCGGAGAAGGATCCTCTCCTCCCGCTGGCTTGATTCTCTCTTCCCGGGTACTCGTTTCTCCTCCTCGTCTTCCACTTGAAGTGCTCATCGTTCTTTGGGGAATATTCAGCGATGAACGTCTGGACAACCAGGGTGGTTGTTTAGATCGTTCTCGTGGCGGGTGAGGCGCGGACACGGGACGTCTATTAGCATTTCTTCCTAGGACTCGGCACTGATTAGTGTCGTGAGCACAATTTTTATGAAGGGTACAGTACCTTTTTTGTTCTGGCTTGGAGATTCTGACCTCTGAACGGGGAGGAAGGACTTCATTTGACCTGCACTCTTGAATCTTTCTGTCCCGAGCCATCTTTAAAGGCACATGGGGGAAATGACCCCCACCACTTTTCTTAGGAGCTCTTTCTTCAGTTTTGTAAGTCCGATCTCCTCTTGCTCTTTTCAAGGCCTCTCTTTTCTGGTTTTGCGCTTCTTCCATATTGATATATTTCTCCGCTCGTGACAGGAGATCCTCAAAATTTTCAGGCAGTTTTTTGGTTAAGGATCGGAAGAAATCCCCTTCCCATAACCCTTGCATAAATGCGGTGGTTTTTGTCTCAGGTGCACAGGTCGGCACATCAAGGGCCACCCGATTGAATCTTTTGAGATAAGCCCTCAGGGT
The Primulina eburnea isolate SZY01 chromosome 5, ASM2296580v1, whole genome shotgun sequence genome window above contains:
- the LOC140831906 gene encoding uncharacterized protein, whose product is MRYSELEKIALALVMTARKLRPYFLSHPIVVLTNSPLGRIMTHAEVSGRMIKWTVELGEYDIEYKPRAAIKAQALSDFLTEMIQPEEEKVWRVFVDGASNIAGCGVGVVLISPLEERVKLALRIDFRVTNNEAEYEAVLAGLRAAREIGASRIIIYSDSQLVTQQIKGAYEVKSEKMLKYLNLITSQASSFTDWSIEQIPREENTEADTLAKLAASLTEVSTREILYCSKLVSSLEEETPPLRKDSWMTPLIEYIKEGKLPEDRTQAVKIRKQVPRFALLNDVLYRRSFQGPLLKCLSGEETEYVLREIHEGCCGEHLGGTALSRKVILAGFWWPQVNQDATRLVQKCQGCQHHSNFHHRPTANMQPISASCPFDQWGLDIVGPFPPVRAQKKFLLVAVDYFSRWVEAEPLARITEDEIMKFLWKNIVCRYGSPRKLISDNGRQFQGKRLPLGVRK
- the LOC140831907 gene encoding uncharacterized protein: MAPTRRANQDASRAPEENNTRLSGAGGPPPNDPQPTIHLTPEELKKIITDAVNMANAKKVASHQASQHEQQRKQAQEEERREEERESAGSKSPTIAGELEELRKKVKALEGQAVSKGGIFVIKGCPFSDIIVREPLPGHFKSAKIKDYDGSSDPEEHLARFENMAMLHCYEDPIKCKVFLTTLVDSAQRWFEGLAPQSICCFEDFQKVFLHQFSSSKKYKKTAFSLFEVKQRQDETLRAYLKRFNRVALDVPTCAPETKTTAFMQGLWEGDFFRSLTKKLPENFEDLLSRAEKYINMEEAQNQKREALKRARGDRTYKTEERAPKKSGGGHFPHVPLKMARDRKIQECRSNEVLPPRSEVRISKPEQKRYCTLHKNCAHDTNQCRVLGRNANRRPVSAPHPPRERSKQPPWLSRRSSLNIPQRTMSTSSGRRGGETSTREERIKPAGGEDPSPSRGVIKMISGGATDGDSNRARKARGGRECLEVDNKRRDETIISFGPEDLQGVSLPHNDALVIQARIANYDVLRIFVDNGSSVNVIFKDALIQMDLHEYQLETVETALFGFAGHAVYPEGEIALPLTLGTGDLRKTVITTFTVVDAPSSYNVIIGRPAMNEMRAVASTYHQKIKFPVKGQVGEVKGDQPSSRRCYGETVRIDQKKARREGKGKEHQEEAREGEVHFVTEEEQESVEIESGKTIRIARDICATTRVKLLQCLKTNADIFAWSQQELTGISPQVAEHRLNILPGSRPIKQKKRHFGPEKDKIIEKQVEALLRAGQIREVHFPSWLSNVVLVPKSTGKWRMCVDFRDLNKACPKDCYPLPRIDQLVDSTSGCEILSFLDAYQGYHQIPLATEDQDKASFVTSGGTFCYVVMPFGLKNAGATYQRLMNLVFQKQIGRNIEVYVDDILIKTREVAHFIDDLIETFATLKQYRIKLNPAKCVFGVKSGKFLGFMVTDRGIEVNPEKIRAIMDMPSPQSVRDVQKLTGKIAALSRFISRSAHRSYPFFQVLRKAQKFGWDDNCEQAFQNLKKHLAELPVLAKPEPGEKLWVYLSATEIVVSSVLVKEEGTD